The Streptomyces sp. WZ-12 genome segment CACGGCCGACGCGTACACCGCCTTCACCACCGGCTGACACCCCGGCCCCGGCCGCCACCGCTCGGCCGGGGCCGCGGCGCCCCGCCCGCTCCGTCACTCTCCAGGAAGTCTCATGTCGCTTCTGAACAGCTCCCTGCACGAGCTCGACCCCGACGTCGCCGCCGCCGTCGACGCCGAGCTCCACCGTCAGCAGTCCACCCTCGAAATGATCGCGTCGGAGAACTTCGCTCCGGTCGCCGTCATGGAGGCCCAGGGCTCGGTCCTCACCAACAAGTACGCCGAGGGCTACCCGGGCCGCCGCTACTACGGCGGCTGCGAGCACGTCGACGTGGTCGAGCAGATCGCCATCGACCGGATCAAGGCGCTCTTCGGTGCCGAGGCCGCCAACGTCCAGCCGCACTCCGGCGCGCAGGCCAACGCCGCCGCGATGTTCGCGCTGATCAAGCCGGGCGACACCATCCTGGGTCTGAACCTCGCCCACGGTGGGCACCTCACCCACGGCATGAAGATCAACTTCTCCGGCAAGCTGTACAACGTGGTGCCCTACCACGTCGACGAGAAGACCAACCTGGTCGACATGGAGGAGGTCGAGCGCCTCGCCAAGGAGCACCGCCCGAAGCTGATCGTCGCCGGCTGGTCCGCCTACCCGCGCCAGCTCGACTTCGCCGCCTTCCGCCGGATCGCGGACGAGGTCGGCGCGTACCTGATGGTCGACATGGCGCACTTCGCCGGCCTGGTGGCCGCGGGCCTGCACCCCTCCCCGGTGCCGCACGCCCACGTCGTGACCACCACCACCCACAAGACGCTGGGCGGCCCCCGCGGCGGTGTCATCCTGTCCACCGCCGAGCTGGCCAAGAAGATCAACTCCGCGGTCTTCCCCGGTCAGCAGGGCGGCCCGCTGGAGCACGTGATCGCCGCCAAGGCGGTGTCCTTCAAGGTCGCCGCGTCGGAGGAGTTCAAGGAGCGCCAGCAGCGCACCCTGGAGGGCGCCCGGATCCTGGCCGAGCGCCTGGTCCAGGACGACGTCAAGGAGCACGGCGTCTCGGTGCTCTCCGGCGGCACCGACGTCCACCTCGTCCTGGTCGACCTGCGCGACTCCGAGCTCGACGGCCAGCAGGCCGAGGACCGCCTCCACGAGGTCGGCATCACCGTCAACCGCAACGCGATCCCGAACGACCCGCGGCCCCCGATGGTCACCTCCGGCCTGCGGATCGGCACCCCGGCCCTGGCCACCCGCGGCTTCACGGTCGAGGACTTCCGCGAGGTCGCCGACATCATCGCCGAGGCGCTCAAGCCCAGCTACGACCGCGAGGCGCTCCAGGCCCGGGTCACGGCGCTGGCCGAGAAGTACCCGCTGTACCCGTCGCTGTGACGAACCGGTCACCGGGGTGCCACGGCCCCCGGTGACCGAAGCGGCGGGCCGCCCTTCCGCGGCCCGCCGCCGCACCGCGCTCCGGGCCGAACTGCCCGGCCCGGAGCCGCCGTTGACCTCCCCGGACCGCCGGCCCCGACGGCCCCGCACCCCGCCGCCCGGCCGGCTTCACCGCCGCTGTTCTCCCGCCGGCCCTCCCGGCTTCTCCCGCCCGCCGCCTCCCGTCCGGCGGCAATCCCCGGCGAGCGGGTTACGCTCGACAGTCGGGCCGGAAACACCCCGTCCTGCCCCGATCTGCGCAACCGTCCAACCCCGAGCAGACAAGGGAGTACCGCCCCCGTGGCCATCTCCGTCTTCGACCTCTTCTCCATCGGCATCGGCCCGTCCAGCTCCCACACCGTCGGCCCGATGCGGGCCGCCCGGATGTTCGCCCGGCGGCTCAAGAAGGACGGTCTGCTCGCCCAGACGGTCTCGGTGCGCGCCGAACTCTTCGGCTCGCTCGGCGCCACCGGCCACGGCCACGGCACCCCCAAGGCGGTGCTGCTCGGTCTGGAGGGCCACTCCCCGCGCACCGTCGACGTCGAGTCCGCCGACGACGAGGTGGCGCGCATCCGCACCAGCGGCCGGCTGCGCCTCCTCGGCGCCGAGATAGGCAGCGCGCACGAGATCGACTTCGACGAGTCCACCGAGCTGATCCTGCACCGCCGCCGGTCGCTGCCGTACCACGCCAACGGCATGACCCTCTTCGCCTACGACGCCGCCGGCGCCCCGCTGCTGGAGAAGACCTACTACTCGGTGGGCGGCGGCTTCGTCGTCGACGAGGACGCGGTCGGCGAGGACCGGATCAAGCTGGACGACACCGTCCTGACCCACCCCTTCCGCACCGGCGACGAACTGCTGCGGCTCTCCCGGGAGACGGGCCTGTCCATCTCCGCGCTGATGCTGCAGAACGAGAAGGCGTGGCGCACCGAGGACGAGATCCGCGCCGGCCTGCTGGAGATCTGGCGGGTCATGCAGGGCTGCGTCGAGCGCGGCATGTCCCGCGAGGGCATCCTCCCCGGCGGCCTGAAGGTCCGCCGCCGGGCCGCCAACGCCGCCCGCGCGCTGCGCTCCGAGGGCGACGAGGCGGCCCGCGCCATGGAGTGGGTCACCCTCTACGCCATGGCCGTCAACGAGGAGAACGCCGCCGGCGGCCGGGTGGTGACCGCCCCCACCAACGGCGCGGCCGGCATCATCCCCGCCGTGCTGCACTACTACGTCAACTTCGTCCCCGGGGCGAACGAGGACGGCGTGGTCCGCTTCCTGCTCGCCGCCGGCGCGATCGGCATGCTCTTCAAGGAGAACGCCTCGATCTCCGGCGCCGAGGTCGGCTGCCAGGGCGAGGTCGGCTCGGCCTGCTCGATGGCGGCCGGCGGCCTGGCCGAGGTCCTCGGCGGCAGCCCCGAGCAGGTGGAGAACGCCGCCGAGATCGGCATGGAGCACAACCTCGGGCTGACCTGCGACCCGGTCGGCGGCCTGGTCCAGATCCCGTGCATCGAGCGCAACGGCATGGCCGCCGTGAAGGCCGTCACCGCGGCCCGGATGTCGCTGCGCGGCGACGGCCGCCACCACGTCTCCCTCGACAAGGTCATCAAGACCATGAAGGAGACCGGCGCCGACATGAGCGTCAAGTACAAGGAGACCGCCCGCGGCGGGCTCGCGGTGAACATCATCGAGTGCTGACCCGCGGCACTGCGCGCCCCGGGCGCCGGCAGGGAGGAACTCCCGCCGGCGCCCGGGGCGTTTGCGCGGGCCGCCGGCGGACCGGCCCTACCGCCCGATCTCCCAGGCGAACGGCGGGAGTTCGCAGGCCCGGACGTAGATGTCCAGGGCCTGGGCGGCGGGGACGAAGGGGTGGACGCGGGCGCCGTCGAGGCCGGGGAGCAGCCGGGCGCAGTGGTGGACGCAGCCGGCGACCTCCCGGCCGTGCTGGTCGACGAGGGTGGCGGCGTCGGGCGGACCGTCGCACGGGGTCGGGTCGGCGGGCGCGGCGGCGGGGCAACGGTGGGGGCCGCCCATCGGGGCGACCGGCGGGATGCTCGTCTGCTGCTTCATTGCGATCCCCCCAGGGCTTGCGCGGTCAACGGGTGCGGGCGCGGCACCGGCGGTGGCCGGGCGCGGCCTCCGGTGCTCAGCACAGTGGCTGCTCATCGCGGCCGAGGTCCATGCGGCCTTGGGCAAGACCTGGGCCGATCGTCAGCGATTCATGGGCAAGCTGCTCGGAGGGCTTGCGCGGCCCCCGTCGGGCGGCGGGACGACCAGGGGGTCGAGCAGCAGCGCGAGGGCGAGCAGGGCGGCGGCCAGCAGCCAGCCGGCCAGCACGTCGCCGGCCCAGTGGACGCCCAGGTAGACCCGGGTGAGGCCGACGCCGACGGCCCACAGGGCGAGCAGCGCGCACCAGGGGCGGCCGGTGCCGGGGCGGCTGCGGTGCAGCACGCCCCAGGCCAGCAGGCCGGCGGCCAGCGCGGAGGTGGTGGAGTGGCCGGAGGGGAAGGAGTAGCCGGTGGCGCCGCCGATCCAGTCCGCGGCCGGCGGCCGGGGGCGGGCGAGCAGCTCCATCAGGCCGTAGCGGACGGCCTGGCAGGCGGCGAGGACGAGCACCGCGCCGGCCGCCGCGCGGAGCCGGCCGCGGGCGTCGCGGGCGGCCAACAGGCCGGCGAGGAGCGCCATCAGGTAGGGGACGACGCCGGTGCCGGTGGCGGTCAGGGCGCTCGCCAGGGAGCGCAGCGGCTCCCCGCGGTGGGCCAGCGCCCAATGCAGCGCGCCCCGTTCGGGAGCGAACGGGGCGCCGTGCCGCGCGGCCGTGGTGACGGCCAGGGCGGCGAAGAGGGCGGCGAGGACGGCCGCCAGGACGAGCAGGTGCCTCGGGGGCGCACCGAAGCGCGGGCCGGTGGCCGGCTCCGGCGGCGCCCCCGAGGGCGTCACCGGGGGGACACCAGGGGGCGCAGCGGGGTCTCCAGTACGCGTTCGACGAGCGGGGCGGCCCGCCGGGCGAGCGGCATCAGGACCGCGGCCACCAGGGCGCCGACGATCAGGCCGACCAGCACGTCGTGCGGGTAGTGGGCGCCGACCCAGACCCGGGAGGCGCCCATCAGCAGCGCGGCCGGGATGGCGATGGCACCGAGCCGGCGGTCCAGCAGCAGCAGCGCGATGGCCGCGGAGGCGGCGATGACGGAGTGGTTGCTGGGGAAGGACCAGTCACCCATGGGCGGGCACGGCTCGACGGTGATGACGTCGTGCAGGGTCTGGCAGGGGCGCTGTTCGTGGAAGAAGCTCTTGATCACGTCGTTGGCCACGTAGGCCAGGACCACGATGACCGGGACGGCCAGCGCCATCGCCATCGTCACGGGGGCGGAGTACCGGCCCTCCCCCGGGCCCAGCCGGCGGCGGGAGCTGCCGCCGAGCCGCTGCCGGGCGCGCCACCAGCCGGCCAGCATCAACAGCGCGAAGACCCCCAGCCCGAAGTCGGTCCAGTAGGAGACCAGGACGTTGAGGAAGTGCGGCATGTCCTGGGCGAAGCCGGTTACGGACTTGTACAGGCCGCCGTCGATCGAGGCTCCGCCGAGGGCGAGGTCGGTCACTGGGCTTACTCCTTGGCGGGTCGATGCGTGGTGCGTGGGCTGGGGCTACCGGGCGGCCTCGATGGGCGCCGACCGCCGGTGTGCACCAGCAAGTGTGCCGGGTCGTTCAGGGTGCCGGTGGCGCGGTGGCGGGATCCGGCGCATCGGTGGGCTCCTCGTCCGACCCGCGGGACGCGCCGCGCCGGCGGGAACGGAGCACCTCCAGGGCGATCGGGGTCAGTGATGCCAGGACCACCAAGCCGACGACGGGCAGCAGGTAGCGGTCGACGTTGGGCACCGACGAGCCCAGCGCGTATCCCGCGAAGGTGAG includes the following:
- the glyA gene encoding serine hydroxymethyltransferase, giving the protein MSLLNSSLHELDPDVAAAVDAELHRQQSTLEMIASENFAPVAVMEAQGSVLTNKYAEGYPGRRYYGGCEHVDVVEQIAIDRIKALFGAEAANVQPHSGAQANAAAMFALIKPGDTILGLNLAHGGHLTHGMKINFSGKLYNVVPYHVDEKTNLVDMEEVERLAKEHRPKLIVAGWSAYPRQLDFAAFRRIADEVGAYLMVDMAHFAGLVAAGLHPSPVPHAHVVTTTTHKTLGGPRGGVILSTAELAKKINSAVFPGQQGGPLEHVIAAKAVSFKVAASEEFKERQQRTLEGARILAERLVQDDVKEHGVSVLSGGTDVHLVLVDLRDSELDGQQAEDRLHEVGITVNRNAIPNDPRPPMVTSGLRIGTPALATRGFTVEDFREVADIIAEALKPSYDREALQARVTALAEKYPLYPSL
- a CDS encoding L-serine ammonia-lyase — translated: MAISVFDLFSIGIGPSSSHTVGPMRAARMFARRLKKDGLLAQTVSVRAELFGSLGATGHGHGTPKAVLLGLEGHSPRTVDVESADDEVARIRTSGRLRLLGAEIGSAHEIDFDESTELILHRRRSLPYHANGMTLFAYDAAGAPLLEKTYYSVGGGFVVDEDAVGEDRIKLDDTVLTHPFRTGDELLRLSRETGLSISALMLQNEKAWRTEDEIRAGLLEIWRVMQGCVERGMSREGILPGGLKVRRRAANAARALRSEGDEAARAMEWVTLYAMAVNEENAAGGRVVTAPTNGAAGIIPAVLHYYVNFVPGANEDGVVRFLLAAGAIGMLFKENASISGAEVGCQGEVGSACSMAAGGLAEVLGGSPEQVENAAEIGMEHNLGLTCDPVGGLVQIPCIERNGMAAVKAVTAARMSLRGDGRHHVSLDKVIKTMKETGADMSVKYKETARGGLAVNIIEC
- a CDS encoding phosphatase PAP2 family protein translates to MTPSGAPPEPATGPRFGAPPRHLLVLAAVLAALFAALAVTTAARHGAPFAPERGALHWALAHRGEPLRSLASALTATGTGVVPYLMALLAGLLAARDARGRLRAAAGAVLVLAACQAVRYGLMELLARPRPPAADWIGGATGYSFPSGHSTTSALAAGLLAWGVLHRSRPGTGRPWCALLALWAVGVGLTRVYLGVHWAGDVLAGWLLAAALLALALLLDPLVVPPPDGGRASPPSSLPMNR
- a CDS encoding phosphatase PAP2 family protein encodes the protein MTDLALGGASIDGGLYKSVTGFAQDMPHFLNVLVSYWTDFGLGVFALLMLAGWWRARQRLGGSSRRRLGPGEGRYSAPVTMAMALAVPVIVVLAYVANDVIKSFFHEQRPCQTLHDVITVEPCPPMGDWSFPSNHSVIAASAAIALLLLDRRLGAIAIPAALLMGASRVWVGAHYPHDVLVGLIVGALVAAVLMPLARRAAPLVERVLETPLRPLVSPR